The genomic interval CAAGCAGGTGATGGAAATGGAGAATGCCGAGCGAGGGTGATCTATGTGTGTTGAGCGAATGGTGGTATGTAAGGAATGCCGAGCGGGCGATAATATGTGAGTGTCGGACGGACGACGATATGTGAGTGTCGAGCTGGAGGTGATATGTGATCGTCGAGCGGGCAGCGACGATATGTGAATGCCGACCAGACGACGATATGTAAGGAATGCCGAGTGAGCAGCGGTTTATGCAGCGTGCCAAGAGGCAGCTTGTGAGGTGTGTTGAGCGAGCGACGAATTATAAGGAATGTTGAGTGGGCGGCGATATGTGACAAGTGTCGGTCAAGTGGGAGTCATGCCCAAGTAATGGGTGCTGggagccatgcccaagtgagATACTAAGAGTCATACCTAAGTGAATAATTCGCATGAGCTATGTGCACTTATAACTCACAGCTGTGGCGAGAGTCTGTGATAGGCGTAagggcatgctcgcttataactcggtcgagcgACATGAAAGTCTGAGACAGCTGATCGGATGGTGGTTGGGCATGTGAGCCATTCACACTTATAACTCACAGTTAGGGACAGAGCCCAGGACAGCTGACCAGATGGTCGTTGGATAGGTAAGTCATGCACAATTATAACTTGTAGCTGGGGTGAGAGTGTGGGACAACCGATCGGATGGTCGTTGGGTGGTGAGTCATGCATGCTTATAACTAGcagctggggtgagagtctgggacaactaATCGGTTGGTCGTTGGATGTGTGAGTCATATACGCTTATAACTAGAAGCTGGGATGAGAGTCTGAGACAACTGACCGGATGGTCGTTGGGCGCGTGAGCCATGCATGCTTATAAGTTGcaactggggtgagagtctgggacagccgaccgaatGGTCGATGGACGCGTGAGTCATACACGCTTATAACTCGCAGTTGGGGCGAGAGTATGGGACAACCAATCGGACGGTCGTTGGACGCGTGAGTTATGTATGCTTATAACTCGTAGTTGGGCGAGAGTTTGGACAACCTACCCGCTGGTCGTTAGGCGTGTAAGtcatgcacgcttataactcgcagTTGGGGCAAGAGTCTTGGATAACTGACCGGATGGTTGTTGGGTGCATGAACCATGCATGCTTATAACTTGCAGTTGGGGCAAGAGTATGAGACATAGGCACGAGGGAAAGtttgcttataacttggtcagGCGGTGTGTGAGTCTGGATTTTAACCTCGAAGATTGAAGACACGACGTTGGAGATACAatgtatgacctgaatgccttggAGTTTGGAAGCACGGTGTTCGAGGCATAATGTATGACTCGAATGACTTAGAGCTGGGAGGTACGATGTATAACCCGAATGCGTTAACCCAATTTATGCTAGGAGCCTGCTTTTAAGAGATGATTTGTTTGGATATGTATATCCTGACTTTGACTACCACCTCATCTAGACTTTGATCGTCATATCATTTTAACGATTGATCTCACATTACCTTCAAGGCCTTTCATAATATGTTGTATCACATGCGTATTTGATATATGTGCTAACTCACATGGAATTTGGAGAGCCTGTGACTCAATAACAAGTGATATATGGTTGATAGCTTGACGTCACCAAAATGATAGCCCCATGGCTTAGAGCTATGATACGATCAAAAAAGGATGGTATGAAACATCCAAAAAGACCATGCGATGAGGAGTATTAAAGTGGTGTtggagttactctagacattgaCCTGACGCAACCAAGTTGACACCTTGATGACTTGAGATCCAGAGAGATCGAAGAAGGTTGCATAAGGCAGATGAGGGACCATAGCCTGAGGAGTATCGAGGCAACAACAATGATAACTAATGGAGGCAGACCTCGTAGATTAAGGGTTGAAAGATGACCTGTGGAGGAGCTATGAACTTCGAACCAATTAACCACGAGAAGAGCTAAGGACTGACGTCAAGCAATAAGGATAAGTCTTTGATGAGATATGAGTGCTGTGACCTATATCTACAAGGGGATGAAAGTAGAACTCAACATGGATGGAATTAACCTTAAAGACGGTAGTTAAGGTCAATAGGTGACTACATTCAACTGGTGACTCGAAAATTCAAAATCCAATATTTCTAGTGAATTCAAGGTTTAGAGTTTACTAACGAAGTAGTGTTGGATTTAAATCCTAAAATTGTGATAACTTAAGGTTTATGGTTAAAAGCACTCAACTAATGTAAATTTAGTCAACTATAGGATCAGTCGATTGGAGCTATCGGTTAGATCCAAGGAGCTAGCAAATAGAATCATGAATAAATTAGGCAATCGACTGATGATATACTACTTGTTAACATAGAAAATAAAAGGACTCATTATTGCATAACCAATGTCGAATCACGAGAACCAATTGAATGATAGTGACCGAGCAATTGACTACTAGATGACAAACAACCAAAGACGTTGGAGGATTAAAGACTAAACGAGGGGAGAAGGGAGATTAATGGGGTCTTTAACACCGACAAAAATAAAGTTCATAAATCTTGTTAGACCTTTTCTTCTATCTCCAAGCTTTCCTCATAATCCAATCATAATCTTAACTTAAAAGAGATTGACAAGAAGGAAAAAATTAATGACTTTCCCAGAGTAATCCACTGACAAATTATATGTCATGAAGTAAGAGTCTAAGATTACCAAAGCACGTTAAACTGTATGCGATTGGTAAACTTGCTTATATATTTGTTTCATTGTCAGTGTACTAATCATGTATAAGCTTGCCATCAAATCATGCTTGCAGGTTGAACTCCCTATTCACCCCCTTTTCCCCATCTTGTTGAAAACCTTAAATGTCTCAGTCATGTCTACTTAGCATTGCCATTGTTGTTTCTAAGTGGTATAGGATTTAGAGCAAGACGAGTTGAATATGAATACTgcaaagaaaaactaaataaAGTTTAACAGTTACATTTGAGCTTGTTACTTGACCACAACAAAAAGTGAACCTATTTGCTCGCCATTCGTTTCCTAACAAACTCTTGTATTCATCAGTGTTTTGAAAAATCAGACTGACCAATTCAACCAGTTAACCAACAAACCTGAACTGATTGTATTCATGATGCATACCTGTGATCAAAGATTTCGCAGGAGACAAAGATACCGTCTTCTCTGGCACGTTCAATGGCCATGGCCCATATGGGCACAAGGTCACCTGACATGTCTGCCATGCACTGCCCTATAAGCTGCAATCCCAGATGAAGCCATTGATGAACGACAACTCCAACCTAGGCGCTGAGACATGGTTTACCAAATGGAAAGCTGTTTTTGTGAATGCCGTCAAAGAATCAGATAAAGGGCTACATGCCCATCCCAAGATCGATTGCAATGGATCCAtagctgttttttttttctaattcagAGATAGAGATTCATGCTAACTTTGGCTTCAGAGAGAGCACTTAGTGTTGCTAATTTGAGAGATTCTGGAGCAGCAATCTGCACCAGGGACAACAAGAACCAGATTTACTCCTGTCCATCTCACAGGTGATCAGAAACCAAATATACCAAGTGAGAGATCATAAAATTTGGCACCCTAGTTTACTACTACATGATGAATTTCAAATTAATAGAGAAGGTTTTCATGGTGCATTTGGTTTGTAAGAATAGCTATTCCATTCCTTCATAAATTCTCATCGAATAAACATTCTTACATAATTTGGTTTATAGTTCATGTGCTTGCATGTGATGTGCAGGTGAAGCAGAGAGAATCAAGAGTTGCAGAGGAAGAGTTTTTGCTCTAGAGGGAGAACCTGACAAGAGCTTTTGGAGAGTTGACAAGAGCTTTGGCCTCGTCTCCACCCCTCAAATTTCCTACAGGAAGTTGACCGAGAAAGATGAGTTTGTAGTGCTTGCAAATGATGGTGCAACAAAACATAacatatttcaaaataaataaataatagaagCATTAACACGTGATGAGGAGTTTCAACTTCTTCAGACATGGGATGTGCTATCAAACATGGAAGTGATCAAATCAGTATCATCCACGACTAAGAGAGTAGATGCATCTAAGCCTGGTGATCGAGAAAGTGGTTCGTATGTGGCTAATCAAGCACCCAACATTGAAGGTTGAATGTCTGCACTGTGATATGCCTGTTCCTTAACCCTCCCCCCTCCAACATCAACATCTAACAAGGCAACAAGACAGAGCAGGAGCGTGAGCAAAGCATCGTCCCACATACCCTGCATGAACTTTGGAACAGCCAGAAGCAGTGAAGTGTCCGAGGTTGAGTTGGAGGAGCCTGAGTATTGGAATGCACATGAGAGGGTGAGCTGGTCCAACATGATGCCGAAGCTGCCAAGGTTTTGCCAAGGCTTTGCACTCGCACAGGAAAGCTATCAAGATAGAGGAGAATACCAAACATAATAATAAGCATCTACAGTAAAGAAGAAAattccattaaaaaaaaaaactagcctGGTGTACGATGCTCCAACAATACAGGGTCATGGGGAAAGATCCATATATGCAGTCttactctatttttcttttttttgtaagAGACTGTTTTCAGaatttaaacccatgatcttttggtcataaaacaacaactttaccattgtgcCAAAACTCCTCTTTAAAATGAAAATTCCATTACAATTTACACAATCACATAGCAAATCTAATAGAACAAAATGACCAGAATCAACTTCCTCAAACCAACGAATGATGACAAATAACAACCATCAGGTACTTATCTATCCGCATCACATTTCATAATGCAGAAAGAGAGCTAGACATCAAATGATGCACACAGGAGACACAAGAGGATCTGTGCATTCTCTTAATCAAAATGTACAAAATAGCTCGAGCATTAACAATGAACAAGAACTCCGCAAACTGGTTCACCAATTCTAGAAATGTAGTCGAATCATTTGAACTGCAatattctaagcataaacgtaTAATGTTGTGCATACAGAGTTTAGGTGAGCACTGTCAAATCCAAGTACACATAAAAAAGTACTTGAGGGATAACATGTTTATTGCTGATGCAAGGCATGCAAACACTGAGCATGTTCTTGTGCTTGATTGGCCtaacaaacaaaaaagaagaaGCAATGAGAACAAATCAACAGAAAATTTTAGACATAAAGTTCGTTAAAGGATAAATAGTGGCTTGCCTTCGAGTCGTAAAACTTCAAAAAGAAACGGGACTTTGGAATGGACAGGTTATTCTCTAAAATATCAGAAATTCCCGCACTTAGTTTCTTATTCACATCGGGATTCAGCCCTCCAATGGAAACTAATTCACCATAAGCAGCTGGCTGTTGTGTACCACCAAACAAAATGGGTATAGATCCCTTAAGCACAACCATTACATACTGTAAACaaaaaagtaataataaaagatataagGTTATGCATTAGTGACTAATAGGATATCCAACTACAGAAATGTGTGGTTATTTTCCCTGTATACCATATTTGCAAGTAAACTAATATtgcaaaaacaacaaaaaaaaaggtTGCTTATGCCACCTATATCGGATTGGGTGTAAGGTTGTTGCCTTCGCATCATTGAAGAAGATGCAATCATGGATATTAATATTTGACAATTCATTCATACCATTTATTCTACAACcactatttattttaaaaatcatatgatCAAATAAAAGATTCTTGAAAAGGAGGATTCCTGTCAAAGATGATAGTGATAGCCTACATAAGACTATCTCAGCATATCTGGTGTTTATATGCCCAACATGGATATGACAttgcattaaataattatataagAGAAACAACTGTCACAGTCTAACGATGCTTCACAAACCAATGGAAGTGACAAATAAGTCTATTAACAAAAGGGAGACTATGAGGAATGCAAGTTATACAGTGTAAAGGAGTTGGATGCTTATAAACATGTGCCAAGAGATAGAATGCTACAAAGAAGTTTAGGTGGTGGCAATACATTTAATACACAATGCGCATATAGAATTTCCTGAGTTAGAAGGCAGTCAACAGTCAAGAAGAAGCTAGTGGTACTTCCAAGTTAACTAGTCAATTGTTGCCAAATGGTGTGATGCCATTTGATCATTTGAGGGAAGCTAAAAGCTCAGTCTGAGACCCACTGCCCAGGAATCACTTTTTTTTACCCATCAAAACTACTTACCAATCCCTACAAGCCTGATTGAACTTTGATACGTATTAAATGCTACTTTATTAATGATCAACTTTGTATTATGAACTAGTACCATGTATGCAGGTGAGCTGATTCTAGTCTTTCTATCCATCTATATTCAATATGTTTTATAAGAACTTAGCTTGAAGGACAATAGCAAACACTAACAAGACTTGGCCCAGTACCACGCTCGATGAGCAAGAAGGGTTAGGATTAAACAAAAGAACAAGTGAATAATCCCGTGCAATCATATAACAAGCTTCGCCATGGACTTCTTCTTCCAAGTTCTTCAGCTAGTCCCCGATGCCTATTATTATAGTCCAATAATCGTAGTTCATATTAACTATTCTcactttagttaattttttattaccTGGTTAATTAGCAGGTATTCGGAATCTATCAACACAAGAGCCTCCTCTTCATTCCTTTTTGAAAAAGAATTGTTCCGATAAACAACAAAATTCATCAGATTTTAGCATAGCTAACAGCAACATCGTTACTCATTTTCTGAAGAAAAGATAAAACCTTTCCAAAGTGTGAACCGTATAGAATATAACGACTAAATCGAAGAACAGAGATCGAGTGGAGAGAGTAAGGGATCTGGGACGAACAGATTCGGGCTTGCCGACGATGTCGGCGATGGTCTTCGTTGCCTCGGATAGGATCCCTGAGGTGTCGACGTCCTCCAAGCGTATGTTGGTGGAGAGATTGAGGCACGGCATCTTCTGTTTCCCCTTCTCTTCGTTTCCCTGGTAAAACCCTAAGAATCATTACTGGGCCGCAGGAGGTGGGTCTTATTGGACCGGATGGGTCAGTCCCCGGTCTGATTAATGTCACAAAAAAGTCAAAGATGGGATAACGCTCTTCAATATTTA from Zingiber officinale cultivar Zhangliang chromosome 6B, Zo_v1.1, whole genome shotgun sequence carries:
- the LOC121992346 gene encoding macrophage migration inhibitory factor homolog isoform X2, coding for MPCLNLSTNIRLEDVDTSGILSEATKTIADIVGKPESYVMVVLKGSIPILFGGTQQPAAYGELVSIGGLNPDVNKKLSAGISDILENNLSIPKSRFFLKFYDSKANQAQEHAQCLHALHQQ
- the LOC121992346 gene encoding macrophage migration inhibitory factor homolog isoform X1; translated protein: MPCLNLSTNIRLEDVDTSGILSEATKTIADIVGKPESVRPRSLTLSTRSLFFDLVVIFYTVHTLERNEEEALVLIDSEYLLINQYVMVVLKGSIPILFGGTQQPAAYGELVSIGGLNPDVNKKLSAGISDILENNLSIPKSRFFLKFYDSKANQAQEHAQCLHALHQQ